One segment of Carya illinoinensis cultivar Pawnee chromosome 13, C.illinoinensisPawnee_v1, whole genome shotgun sequence DNA contains the following:
- the LOC122290757 gene encoding UDP-glycosyltransferase 87A1-like encodes MPYPARGHINPMFNFCKQLVLKSPSIIVTFVVTEEWLGIIGEQAKPSNIHFATIPNVILSEHVRAKDFCGFVEAISTKMEAPFEELLDWLKHPVAAIVADTYLVWAVEVGNRRNIPVASLMTMSATVFSVHHHLELLVQNEHFPVELSERGEELVDYIPGVPAMCLADLPAFSSKVKPLSWKCVLLVPKAQWLLFTYVHELEPQVFDTLRVEFPIPIYPIGPSIPNLELRDNASGSSDGNFNGVNYFYWLDSQPTWSILFISFGSFNSISYAQMDEIVGGVQDSGVRCLWVSRGNDARFKDGCEDIGLVVPWCDQLKVLCHSSIGGFWTHCGWNSTLEGVFAGVPMLTLPIIFDQFPNYKQIVEDWKVAWRIKKDVRSKDLVTKGEISELLKRFMDQENNEGLKLRMRAKEPQEACQWAIAEGGSTQNYLDAFITDISRSQS; translated from the exons ATGCCCTATCCCGCTCGAGGCCACATCAACCCCATGTTCAACTTTTGCAAGCAACTAGTTTTGAAAAGCCCATCCATCATCGTCACCTTCGTCGTCACCGAGGAGTGGCTCGGCATCATCGGCGAACAAGCCAAGCCCTCTAACATACACTTCGCCACGATACCCAATGTCATACTTTCCGAGCATGTTCGTGCTAAAGATTTTTGCGGGTTCGTCGAGGCCATCAGCACGAAGATGGAAGCGCCCTTTGAGGAGCTTTTGGACTGGCTCAAACATCCGGTGGCTGCCATAGTGGCCGATACTTATTTGGTATGGGCTGTCGAAGTGGGGAACCGGAGGAATATTCCGGTGGCGTCACTAATGACCATGTCCGCGACGGTGTTCTCAGTGCATCACCATCTTGAGCTCCTCGTGCAGAACGAGCATTTCCCGGTTGAATTGTCAG AACGGGGAGAGGAGCTTGTGGACTACATCCCTGGAGTCCCAGCTATGTGTCTTGCAGATCTTCCTGCCTTTTCATCTAAAGTCAAGCCTCTTAGCTGGAAATGTGTTTTGTTGGTGCCCAAAGCGCAGTGGCTGCTATTCACTTATGTCCATGAGCTTGAACCTCAAGTCTTTGACACTTTAAGAGTAGAATTTCCaatccccatctaccccattgGCCCTTCCATACCCAACTTAGAACTTCGAGATAATGCCTCCGGCTCCTCCGATGGTAACTTCAATGGTGTAAACTATTTCTATTGGCTAGATTCTCAACCTACCTGGTCTATCTTGTTCATCTCCTTTGGAAGTTTCAACTCGATCTCATATGCTCAAATGGATGAAATTGTTGGTGGTGTGCAGGATAGTGGTGTTAGGTGCTTGTGGGTGTCAAGGGGGAACGATGCTAGATTTAAGGATGGTTGTGAGGATATTGGTCTCGTGGTCCCGTGGTGTGACCAATTGAAGGTTTTGTGCCATTCTTCCATAGGAGGGTTTTGGACACATTGTGGATGGAATTCCACATTAGAGGGTGTTTTTGCTGGTGTTCCAATGCTTACTTTACCCATAATTTTTGATCAATTTCCCAACTATAAGCAAATTGTAGAAGATTGGAAAGTTGCATGGAGGATTAAGAAAGATGTGAGATCTAAAGATTTAGTGACAAAAGGAGAGATTTCCGAACTCTTAAAGAGGTTTATGGATCAAGAAAACAATGAGGGGCTCAAACTGAGGATGCGAGCGAAAGAACCTCAAGAGGCCTGTCAATGGGCAATTGCTGAAGGTGGATCAACTCAAAATTATCTTGATGCCTTCATCACGGATATTTCAAGAAGCCAATCTTGA
- the LOC122291241 gene encoding UDP-glycosyltransferase 87A1-like, with translation MDPTKKSSTAVCHVVAMPYPGRGHINPMMNLCKQLVLKSPSILVTFVVTEEWLGFIGGEPKLANIRFATIPNVIPSEIGRAKDFPRFIQAVNTTMEAPFEELLDRLEHPVSAIVADTYVIWVVRVGNRRNIPVASLMTMSATVFSVLHHFELLVQNGHFPVELSECGDELVDYIPGVPTTRLADLPTFFSGDGLKVLPLIRGCILSVSKAQYLLFTSVHELEAQVIDILRAKLSIPVYPIGPSIPYLELQENASNLDGNINGVDYFHWLDSQPIRSVLYISFGSLYSVSDAQMDEIVDGVRDSGIRCLWVSRGNTTRFKDGCGDMGFVVPWCDQLKVLCHSSIGGFWTHCGWNSTLEGVFAGLPMLTSPIFFDQVPNSKRIVENWKIGWRIKKDVKSENLVTRGEISDLLKRFMNQENNEGFELRKRAKELQDACHRAIAEGGSTENNLQAFITDITRCGH, from the exons ATGGATCCTACCAAAAAGAGCTCAACCGCTGTCTGCCACGTGGTGGCGATGCCATATCCCGGACGAGGCCATATCAACCCCATGATGAACCTTTGTAAGCAACTAGTTTTGAAAAGCCCGTCCATCCTCGTCACCTTCGTCGTCACCGAGGAGTGGCTCGGCTTCATTGGAGGAGAACCTAAGCTAGCTAACATACGCTTTGCCACGATACCCAACGTCATACCCTCCGAGATTGGTCGTGCTAAAGATTTTCCCCGCTTCATTCAGGCCGTCAATACGACGATGGAAGCGCCCTTTGAGGAGCTGCTTGACCGGCTTGAGCATCCGGTGAGTGCCATAGTGGCCGATACTTATGTGATTTGGGTCGTCAGAGTGGGGAACCGGAGGAATATTCCGGTGGCGTCATTAATGACCATGTCCGCGACGGTGTTCTCGGTGCTTCACCATTTCGAGCTCCTAGTGCAGAACGGGCATTTCCCGGTTGAACTGTCAG AATGTGGAGATGAGCTTGTTGACTACATCCCCGGAGTCCCTACAACACGTCTTGCAGATCTTCCTACCTTTTTCTCTGGAGATGGGCTAAAAGTCTTGCCTCTTATCCGGGGTTGTATTTTGTCGGTGTCCAAAGCACAGTATCTACTATTCACTTCCGTCCACGAGCTTGAAGCTCAAGTCATTGATATTTTAAGAGCAAAACTTTCAATCCCCGTCTATCCCATTGGCCCTTCCATACCCTACTTAGAACTTCAAGAGAATGCCTCCAACTTGGATGGCAACATCAATGGTGTAGACTATTTCCATTGGCTGGATTCTCAACCTATTCGTTCTGTCTTGTACATCTCCTTTGGAAGTTTGTACTCGGTCTCAGATGCTCAAATGGATGAAATTGTTGATGGTGTGCGGGACAGTGGTATTAGGTGCTTGTGGGTGTCCAGGGGAAACACTACTAGGTTTAAAGATGGTTGTGGTGATATGGGGTTTGTGGTACCCTGGTGTGACCAATTGAAGGTTCTGTGCCACTCCTCCATAGGAGGGTTTTGGACACACTGTGGATGGAATTCCACATTAGAGGGTGTTTTTGCTGGTCTTCCAATGCTTACTTCACCCATATTTTTTGATCAAGTCCCAAACTCTAAAAGAATTGTGGAAAACTGGAAAATTGGATGGAGGATTAAGAAAGAtgtaaaatctgaaaatttggTGACAAGAGGAGAGATTTCAGAtctcctgaagaggtttatGAATCAAGAAAATAATGAGGGGTTTGAACTGAGAAAACGAGCGAAAGAACTTCAAGATGCATGTCACAGAGCGATTGCTGAAGGTGGATCGACTGAAAATAATCTTCAAGCTTTTATCACGGACATTACAAGATGTGGCCATTAA